One segment of Vicia villosa cultivar HV-30 ecotype Madison, WI unplaced genomic scaffold, Vvil1.0 ctg.001041F_1_1, whole genome shotgun sequence DNA contains the following:
- the LOC131632840 gene encoding uncharacterized protein LOC131632840, translating into MEKWKEISLSKEEEEGVTADVEEIGGEEIFQRTLAGKLWSDNSFNSRAFISTMIGAWKLKNPVDTQELSKNLFLFRFSTRRDLENVLRNGPWSFDRHLLVLSRLSGEEQPSALKMHFDSLWVRVYELPLLLRTEAMAKKLGGILGSFEEMDQRDVNRNGRFLRIKVSVDLQKPLKRGTVVRFKEKNLKVFFKYERLPTFCFVCGKLGHQLKDCETVGELSEEGFEELEEQELAYGTWLRASPLPRTQETSIKKESNSGSCSKSLFNISSGHSKEEIRSKEKSEEVEVNKPKEVEQRPSPTKVLRIEQNTCEQNPLEIEAVAESFSAVDISNVGGSKDKNNTSQKGRGKKWTRRNVKGKKPWLTKRRLRRRWGRDS; encoded by the coding sequence ATGGAGAAATGGAAGGAAATCTCGTTGTCTAAGGAGGAAGAAGAGGGTGTTACGGCGGATGTGGAAGAGATCGGTGGTGAGGAGATATTCCAGAGAACGCTTGCAGGGAAGTTGTGGTCTGATAATAGTTTCAACTCCCGTGCCTTTATCAGTACGATGATTGGAGCTTGGAAGCTCAAAAATCCAGTCGACACACAGGAGCTTAGCAAGAACCTGTTCTTGTTTAGGTTCAGTACACGAAGGGATCTGGAGAATGTTCTTCGCAATGGGCCGTGGAGTTTTGATAGACATCTCCTAGTGCTATCTCGACTCTCAGGTGAGGAGCAACCATCGGCGCTCAAAATGCACTTTGATAGTTTATGGGTAAGAGTTTATGAACTACCTCTCCTTCTGAGGACGGAAGCAATGGCGAAGAAATTGGGGGGGATCTTGGGCTCCTTTGAAGAAATGGATCAGAGGGATGTGAATCGGAACGGAAGATTTCTTCGTATCAAGGTGTCAGTAGATCTACAAAAACCTCTGAAAAGAGGGACTGTGGTTCGCTTCAAGGAAAAGAATCTCAAAGTCTTTTTCAAATATGAGCGACTCCCTACTTTTTGCTTCGTATGCGGGAAGCTAGGCCATCAGCTAAAAGATTGTGAAACGGTTGGTGAGTTGAGTGAAGAGGGTTTTGAAGAATTGGAGGAACAAGAGTTGGCGTATGGAACGTGGCTCCGTGCCTCCCCTCTCCCCCGCACTCAGGAAACAAGCATCAAAAAGGAATCCAACTCCGGTTCTTGCAGCAAATCTCTGTTCAACATATCATCGGGACATAGTAAGGAGGAGATTAGGAGCAAAGAGAAGAGTGAGGAGGTGGAAGTCAATAAACCCAAGGAAGTTGAGCAGCGGCCCAGCCCTACGAAGGTGTTGAGGATTGAGCAAAACACGTGTGAGCAGAACCCGCTTGAGATTGAAGCAGTTGCTGAGTCCTTCAGTGCTGTAGACATTTCAAATGTTGGCGGCAGCAAAGACAAAAATAATACGAGCCAGAAGGGAAGAGGGAAGAAATGGACACGAAGGAATGTGAAGGGGAAGAAACCGTGGCTGACAAAAAGAAGATTGAGAAGGAGATGGGGAAGAGACAGTTAA
- the LOC131632847 gene encoding uncharacterized WD repeat-containing protein C17D11.16-like produces the protein MNLYIHHDIIIPEFPLCTAWLDCPLKGGEKGNFLAVGSMGPSIEIWDLDVIDEVEPCVALGGIESSKTWKNGKKVC, from the exons ATGAACTTGTATATTCACCATGATATCATTATTCCGGAATTTCCACTCTGCACGGCTTGGCTGGATTGTCCCCTTAAAGGAGGAGAAAAAG GAAACTTCTTGGCTGTTGGTTCAATGGGACCCTCCATAGAAATTTGGGATCTTGATGTT ATTGATGAGGTAGAACCATGTGTGGCGTTGGGTGGCATAGAGTCAAGCAAAACATGGAAAAATGGGAAAAAGGTTTGTTAA